The sequence below is a genomic window from uncultured Stenotrophomonas sp..
AGCACCGCGCCCTGGCGCAGCAGCGCGGCGGTGTGGTCCTGGTCCTCGGTATGCAGGTCCAGGGTGGTGCTGCTGACTTGGGCGAAGGCCAGCGCGGCCTCGGGGAACCACGTCTCCATGCTGTCGTGGTTGACCGCGACCGGGATGCTGGCGCGCGGCAGTTCCGCGTCGGCGACGCCGATGCGCTCGAAGGCGTCGCGTTCCAGCAGCGCGGTCTGCTCGGCCAGCTGCACCAGCACCTGGCCCTCGGCGGTGGCCTCGCAGGGGCTGGTGCGCCTGACCAGCAGCTTGCCGATCCGGTCCTCCAGCGCCTTGATCCGTTGTGACACTGCCGAGGCGGTGACGCTCAACGCCAGTGCGGCGCGCTCGAAGCTGCCTTCGCGGATCACCGCGGCGAGGGCGCGGAGCTGGGCATGGTCGATTCGCATTGGTTAAGCACGGCTAATGACGGTTTAAGAAGTTTAGCTCCACTTCTCGATGCTGCACTGCGACAATGTCTTCCGTCGGCGGTCCCGGGGTCCTCTCTCTCCCCTCGGGGTCCCGCCTTCCCCTTATTCGCAACAAGGCAAGTCCCCCATGTTTCCCCTCGTAGCCGCCCAGGCCAGCAGCGCCTGGCTCAGTGGTGCCGGTACCGGCATCGGTCTGTTCGCCGTGGTTGGCGCGCAAAGTGCCTTCATCCTGCGCCAGGGCATCCTGCGCCAGCACGTGGTGCCGGTCATCGCCACCTGTTTCGCCATCGATGCGGCTTTCATCTTCGCCAGCGTCGCCGGCCTGCGCACGCTCACCGATCACCTGCCGTGGCTGACCACGGTGCTGCTGTGGGGCGGCGTGGCGTTCCTGGTCTGGTACGCGCTGCAGTCGGCGCGGCGTGCGGTGGCCGGTGGCGGCGGCATGCAGCTGGACGACACCGCCGCGCCCTCGTGCCGTGCGGCGATGCTGGCCGCGGCCGGGTTCTCGATCATCAACCCGCATTTCTGGCTGGACATGATGGTGATCGGCTCGATCGCCGACAACTTCGGCCATGCGCGCATGGCCTTCG
It includes:
- a CDS encoding conserved membrane hypothetical protein (Evidence 4 : Homologs of previously reported genes of unknown function) translates to MFPLVAAQASSAWLSGAGTGIGLFAVVGAQSAFILRQGILRQHVVPVIATCFAIDAAFIFASVAGLRTLTDHLPWLTTVLLWGGVAFLVWYALQSARRAVAGGGGMQLDDTAAPSCRAAMLAAAGFSIINPHFWLDMMVIGSIADNFGHARMAFAAGVVTASAMWLTAQGLGARLLAPLFTRPNTWRVLDGTIAVLLSVLALTLALRGAG